In Populus alba chromosome 1, ASM523922v2, whole genome shotgun sequence, a single window of DNA contains:
- the LOC118043394 gene encoding agamous-like MADS-box protein MADS4 produces the protein MGRGRVELKRIENKINRQVTFAKRRNGLLKKAYELSVLCEAEVALIIFSNRGKLYEFCSGSSMLKTLERYQKCNYGAPEPNVSAREALELSSQQEYLKLKARYEGLQRTQRNLLGEELGPLSSKDLESLERQLDMSLKQIRSTRTQYMLDQLNDLQHKEHMLTAANKSLKERLMEGYHLNSFQLNPSAEDVEYARQQAQPQGDGFFHALECEPTLQIGYQPENITMVTAGPSMTTYMPGWLA, from the exons aTGGGGAGAGGTAGGGTTGAGTTGAAGAGAATTGAGAACAAGATCAACAGGCAAGTAACATTTGCAAAGAGAAGGAATGGACTTTTGAAGAAAGCCTATGAGCTTTCCGTTCTTTGTGAAGCAGAGGTTGCTCTCATCATCTTCTCCAATAGAGGAAAGCTGTACGAGTTTTGCAGTGGTTCAAG CATGCTCAAAACTCTTGAGAGGTACCAGAAGTGCAACTATGGAGCACCAGAGCCAAATGTGTCTGCAAGGGAGGCCCTG GAACTGAGTAGTCAGCAGGAATATCTGAAGCTTAAAGCACGTTATGAAGGCCTGCAAAGAACCCAAAG GAATCTTTTGGGAGAAGAACTTGGCCCTCTAAGCAGCAAAGACCTAGAATCACTTGAAAGGCAGCTTGATATGTCATTGAAGCAGATCAGATCAACAAGG ACCCAATACATGCTGGATCAGCTCAATGACCTACAGCATAAG GAGCACATGCTGACTGCAGCTAATAAGTCCCTGAAAGAAAGG TTGATGGAAGGCTACCACTTAAATTCATTCCAGTTGAATCCAAGTGCAGAAGATGTGGAGTACGCTAGACAACAAGCTCAACCCCAGGGTGATGGGTTTTTTCATGCTTTGGAGTGTGAACCTACACTACAAATTGG GTATCAGCCAGAAAATATAACAATGGTCACTGCTGGGCCAAGTATGACTACTTACATGCCAGGTTGGTTAGCATGA